A region of Deinococcus rubellus DNA encodes the following proteins:
- a CDS encoding DinB family protein yields the protein MLPVPLPSPFRFWKVLLALALLIVVARLAKGRQAQLKALAVDVALETPSRRRSYAELRRSLDEAGMRLERRVAQADDTEANRQQLRHIIGIERWGQSRLKVLGGSGFVMDGHRLYLPAESLDLAGLRQLASLTRAQTSDLVHSFGAQPPLGKVEHNSLGPLSARAWLRYLTLHAEFESRRLK from the coding sequence ATGCTCCCTGTGCCGCTGCCTTCTCCCTTCCGCTTCTGGAAAGTATTGCTGGCGCTGGCCCTGCTGATCGTGGTGGCGCGGCTGGCCAAGGGCCGCCAGGCGCAGCTCAAGGCGCTGGCGGTCGACGTGGCGTTAGAAACTCCCTCACGCCGCCGCAGTTACGCCGAGTTGCGCCGCAGCCTCGACGAAGCGGGTATGCGCCTGGAGCGCCGGGTGGCCCAGGCCGACGACACCGAAGCCAACCGCCAGCAGCTTCGCCACATCATCGGCATCGAGCGCTGGGGCCAGTCGCGCCTGAAGGTGCTTGGCGGCAGCGGGTTCGTCATGGACGGCCACCGGCTCTACCTTCCCGCCGAAAGCCTGGACCTGGCGGGCCTGCGTCAGCTCGCTTCGCTGACCCGCGCCCAGACCAGTGACCTCGTTCACTCTTTCGGAGCACAGCCGCCGCTGGGCAAGGTCGAGCACAATTCGCTGGGACCGCTCAGCGCCCGCGCCTGGCTGCGCTACCTGACGCTGCACGCCGAGTTTGAAAGTCGGCGCTTGAAGTGA
- the hisA gene encoding 1-(5-phosphoribosyl)-5-[(5-phosphoribosylamino)methylideneamino]imidazole-4-carboxamide isomerase, translating to MSAFLPPDTDSLPAPMILPCVDIQQGRAVRLYEGDPERETVYFESPLKAAQHWVSLGAAMLHLVDLDAATGRGENAAIIAEIVQSVGVPVEVGGGIRDRARAEALIELGVSRVVIGTAAVARPALVSELLAVHGPERVVVSVDARGLEVATHGWAQGSGVRVAELTAELAGRGLETLIFTDVSRDGTLRGLDAELMAEIRTLWINTLIVGGGVRDLQDVALLSALKIQGAIVGRAIYEGTLPYPLPS from the coding sequence ATGAGCGCTTTCCTGCCGCCCGACACCGATTCGCTCCCCGCGCCGATGATCCTGCCGTGCGTGGACATTCAGCAGGGCCGCGCCGTGCGGCTCTACGAGGGCGACCCCGAGCGCGAGACGGTGTACTTCGAGTCACCCTTAAAGGCCGCCCAGCACTGGGTCTCGCTCGGCGCGGCGATGCTGCACCTGGTCGATCTGGACGCCGCCACCGGGCGCGGCGAGAACGCGGCCATTATCGCCGAGATCGTGCAGAGTGTGGGCGTACCGGTCGAAGTGGGCGGCGGCATCCGTGACCGGGCGCGGGCCGAGGCGCTGATCGAGCTGGGTGTGTCGCGCGTCGTCATCGGCACGGCGGCGGTGGCCCGCCCCGCACTGGTCAGCGAACTGCTGGCTGTGCACGGCCCCGAGCGGGTGGTGGTCAGCGTGGACGCGCGCGGTCTGGAGGTCGCCACCCACGGCTGGGCGCAGGGCAGCGGTGTCAGGGTGGCCGAACTCACCGCCGAGCTGGCCGGGCGCGGCCTGGAAACCCTGATCTTCACCGATGTCAGCCGTGACGGTACCCTGCGCGGCCTCGATGCCGAGCTGATGGCCGAAATCAGAACGTTGTGGATCAACACCCTGATCGTGGGCGGCGGCGTGCGCGACCTTCAGGACGTGGCGCTGCTGTCGGCCCTCAAGATTCAGGGGGCCATCGTGGGCCGCGCCATCTACGAGGGCACGCTGCCGTACCCACTGCCGAGTTGA